The Rhodoferax ferrireducens T118 DNA segment TTTATCAAGTTCAAAAACGATTTCTTGCGGGGTCATGGCAGCGTTTCAATGGTGTGGCTCATGTTGGTATAGATGCAGATCTCGGCCGCTATTTCCAGCGATTTCTTGACGATCTCCGGCGCCGACATCTCGGTGTGGTTGAGCAAGGCCATGGCCGCCGCTTGCGCGTATGCGCCGCCAGAGCCAATGGTGACGATGCCGTTCTCGGGCTCCAGCACATCACCGTTGCCTGTGATGATAAGCGACGCCTCGCTATCAGCCACTGCCAGCATCGCCTCCAGACGGCGCAAGACCCGATCAGTGCGCCAGTCTTTGGTGAGCTCGATGGCGGCACGCACCAGATGACCCTGATGCTTCTCCAGCTTGGCCTCAAAGCGTTCAAACAGCGTGAAGGCGTCGGCCGTGGCGCCTGCAAACCCGGCCAGCACCTTGCCGTGATAGAGCTTGCGCACTTTGCGGGCCGTGCCTTTGACCACAATGTTACCCAAGGTGACCTGGCCGTCCCCGCCAATGGCCACCGAGTAGCCCTCAGGTGTCTTGCGGCGTACGCTGATGATGGTGGTTCCGTGAAATTGTTCCATGCTTGATGTCGCAAAAGGTCAATGGGTGCGCAACATAACCCGCGCGTGTTCGTTAATCCCAATAACGTTGAAAAATGCAGCAACCAGACGCGGCACATCGCGAAACTGAACCGAGCAACCCTCGGACTCGCGCAAGGCAACCCAGTTCAGAATACTGCCGGCAGCCGAAAAATCGACCCGAATCAGTCGGGAACAGGAAATAACCAGGTGCTTGGCGTCGTACAGTCCCGCCTGCAATTTGTCCAGTGCCTCGGCCGCGTCGCCCAGCACCTCGCCGCTCAACTCCACCACAGTCGCCGCCGACAGCATGTCAAGTCCCATGGGCACTGTGGCCCCCTGACTCAAGGCAAAAGAGGGGACCACGGCGGGTGCTTCTGTCAAGCCGAACGGGGCTTCATGGGAAAGCATTGAATTCAAACGCTCATGGACATACTCACACCGGGCGTCTTCCCAGGGTGGTGGAGAAACTTCGTAGGTGACGCAGAAATCCAGCGCGGCCAATTCAAACTCGTCCTGCAGACGCACAATGCGCAGGGCGTCCAGGCGCAGTCGCCACCACACCATGTCCACCGCCTGATCGCCCGATGGCGTGTACGATTTCAAGGTGCTGTGCAGCACGTCGGCGCCGTCAAATTGCAATTGAACCGGCTGTGAGCACCACTGGGCAAAAAGCTCGGCCAAGGCACTGGCAGCCTCAGGCGTCATACGGCGGAACTGATGCCAGTGCAAATGCCAGAGTCGGCCAGGGGCGCTCACCAAACTGGCGCGCAGGGCTTGCACTTCCGATAAATCAAGATCGACAGGACACTCCCACACCAACTGGCTACCGGATGCCAACGCACCTGCCTGCGGCAGCGGGGCCGGGAGCGTATTGCGGCCCAACAACTCAGGGATTGAGAACCAGGCCGGCGCCGAGCGTCCGAAGCGCTGAGCATACTCAATGGCCACGCGATCAAAATTGCTCTGTTGCCCGGTGGCGCGATAAAGGTCAAACAAAGCCGCTGCCCAGCCGTCGGCCGAATCCGGATTAACCGGCTCTGCCTGCAACGCGGCCAGCAAAGTGGCCTC contains these protein-coding regions:
- the hslV gene encoding ATP-dependent protease subunit HslV — protein: MEQFHGTTIISVRRKTPEGYSVAIGGDGQVTLGNIVVKGTARKVRKLYHGKVLAGFAGATADAFTLFERFEAKLEKHQGHLVRAAIELTKDWRTDRVLRRLEAMLAVADSEASLIITGNGDVLEPENGIVTIGSGGAYAQAAAMALLNHTEMSAPEIVKKSLEIAAEICIYTNMSHTIETLP
- a CDS encoding STAS domain-containing protein, coding for MATKDTNTGLLSKMARFVRNPTKDWSDLDKPEPDTEQENEYGKAALKEMIERKRQNDFVRRREFDHLRKIRRNGPVLSPELAGRPSFFQTSSISNLDERATTLKKIDEIEAQMSKQWWKGKQDEAMVQSDKPSGSGTASQAQGELAPLAGTQRKVADTFVATLASQLSPTGDSGSGADYESTQMGLAASQEPAPIGAPRQMLSSRSSGGRTVDTGLSEYSPSKLFSIELGDSLADSDLEEAAIRFANGDDAGAEATLLAALQAEPVNPDSADGWAAALFDLYRATGQQSNFDRVAIEYAQRFGRSAPAWFSIPELLGRNTLPAPLPQAGALASGSQLVWECPVDLDLSEVQALRASLVSAPGRLWHLHWHQFRRMTPEAASALAELFAQWCSQPVQLQFDGADVLHSTLKSYTPSGDQAVDMVWWRLRLDALRIVRLQDEFELAALDFCVTYEVSPPPWEDARCEYVHERLNSMLSHEAPFGLTEAPAVVPSFALSQGATVPMGLDMLSAATVVELSGEVLGDAAEALDKLQAGLYDAKHLVISCSRLIRVDFSAAGSILNWVALRESEGCSVQFRDVPRLVAAFFNVIGINEHARVMLRTH